In a genomic window of Helianthus annuus cultivar XRQ/B chromosome 10, HanXRQr2.0-SUNRISE, whole genome shotgun sequence:
- the LOC110885611 gene encoding mitotic spindle checkpoint protein MAD1, giving the protein MIVRTPLPKKRRPEATGNSDSPNSDGRFVIFEDLPEPEPSHQHSDQMLCTYQCRQLVKADFLDALGSAEKKSQDYQSKLEAMDSDLRKSEAERMKFRDQLLYAEQEVAAAKGREQALQDQLLKEVSESQERLRKQIHIHSELEVKFRKEMELRKKAESLLSSAEEKANLLEGKLSHVSESIEREKVRLQKELTQLKQESKLSMERISADLQRMECKASNSEKEAAMLKEQLENLQTKLNECLHEKNEVEKKLSTLTHQEFPSDDNILVKHLREELRNYESEVREARKWKASHEDIELLREKLLEEKGCRERAESEVLKLSEAQINGKKLEDELSSWKSIIKDIPGVTSAADIPLKFEALQKEVLEGMMKMGEVTARLKQVEVALDVAENTRQNVETEFALTNEKMELLKLELKRTELLLSSTTEERDRLKIVVDQLKQQKTVEAGGAMTDGTVKELEASLAMKEDLIKQLESSIQEQKDVNTRQHNEIKLLNERLSNESRRIKSLEREDDRLRSEIAILESKLGHGDFSSASTKVLRMVNSLAVDSEAKQTIEALQNELQKTKDKLQAIEELKKQSGDAGTLVDSYISGKVVQLKEQIATLEKREERYKAVFADRISVFRRACCELFGYKIVMDDHQRSDGIPVTRFTLQSIYAQSDDEKLQFEYESGNTKILGNNYTQQPDISHQVEIFIRKLNSIPAFTANLTVESFNKRTLS; this is encoded by the exons ATGATTGTGAGAACGCCTCTACCGAAGAAACGACGGCCTGAAGCCACCGGCAACTCCGATAGCCCTAACTCCGATGGCCGTTTCGTCATCTTCGAGGACCTGCCGGAGCCCGAACCTTCTCATCAACATTCCGATCAGATGCTTTGCACTTACCAGTGCCGCCAATTG GTCAAAGCAGATTTTCTGGACGCCTTAGGCAGCGCAGAAAAAAAATCACAGGATTATCAATCTAAACTTGAGGCAATGGACAGTGACCTGCGCAAATCGG AAGCTGAAAGGATGAAATTTCGGGATCAGCTTCTATACGCAGAACAAGAAGTAGCTGCTGCGAAGGGACGTGAGCAGGCTTTGCAAGACCAGCTCTTGAAAGAAGTCAGTGAATCACAGGAGCGACTAAGAAAGCAGATTCATATCCATAGTGAACTTGAG GTAAAATTTAGAAAAGAGATGGAACTTCGCAAAAAAGCAGAATCTTTGCTCTCTTCGGCTGAAGAAAAAGCAAACCTTTTAGAGGGAAAATTGAGCCACGTCTCTGAAAGTATAGAGAGGGAGAAAGTTCGTCTTCAGAAGGAACTTACGCAACTTAAACAAGAATCGAAACTTTCCATGGAGAGAATTAGTGCAGAT CTTCAAAGGATGGAATGCAAAGCTAGCAACTCTGAGAAAGAAGCGGCTATGCTAAAGGAACAACTGGAAAACCTTCAAACAAAACTCAACGAG TGCTTGCATGAGAAGAATGAAGTAGAGAAAAAACTTTCGACTTTAACACATCAAGAATTTCCTTCAGATGACAATATCTTGGTGAAGCACTTGAGAGAAGAGCTTAGAAACTAT GAATCAGAAGTTCGTGAAGCTAGAAAATGGAAGGCTTCTCATGAGGACATCGAGTTATTGAGGGAGAAATTGTTGGAGGAAAAGGGTTGCAGAGAGAGGGCCGAGTCAGAGGTTTTGAAATTATCGGAAGCACAGATAAATGGAAAGAAGTTGGAGGATGAATTATCTTCATGGAAATCAATAATAAAAGATATTCCCGGTGTAACATCTGCTGCTGACATCCCTCTTAAGTTTGAAGCCTTACAAAA AGAGGTTCTTGAAGGCATGATGAAGATGGGAGAGGTTACTGCACGTTTAAAACAAGTGGAGGTTGCTCTTGATGTTGCTGAAAACACTAGACAAAATGTGGAAACAGAGTTTGCGTTAACCAATGAAAAGATGGAACTTTTGAAATTGGAGCTCAAGCGAACTGAGTTACTG CTTTCTTCAACTACAGAGGAGAGAGATCGTTTGAAGATTGTTGTTGATCAATTGAAACAGCAGAAGACTGTTGAAGCAGGGGGTGCAATGACAGATGGGACGGTTAAG GAGCTTGAAGCATCCCTTGCCATGAAGGAAGATCTTATAAAGCAATTGGAGAGCTCTATACAAGAGCAAAAAGACGTGAACACTCGTCAACATAATGAAATAAAGTTACTTAATGAAAGGCTGAGTAATGAATCAAGAAGAATAAAGTCATTAGAGAGGGAGGATGATCGTCTCCGCTCAGAGATAGCTATATTGGAGTCAAAG TTGGGTCATGGTGATTTTTCATCTGCAAGTACAAAAGTATTGCGTATGGTGAACAGCTTGGCAGTTGACAGTGAGGCAAAACAGACAATAGAGGCTTTGCAGAATGAATTACAGAAGACAAAAGACAAATTACAAGCCATTGAGGAGTTAAAAAAACAATCAG GTGATGCTGGGACATTGGTAGATTCATATATTTCTGGAAAAGTGGTTCAATTAAAAGAGCAAATTGCCACCCTCGAGAAACGTGAGGAAAG GTATAAGGCAGTTTTTGCAGATAGAATCTCAGTTTTTCGACGTGCTTGCTGTGAACTATTCGGCTACAAG ATTGTCATGGATGATCACCAACGATCAGATGGGATCCCTGTTACACGGTTTACCCTTCAGTCTATATATGCTCAAAGTGATGATGAAAAACTTCAGTTTGAGTACGAATCAGGGAACACAAAAATTCTG GGAAATAACTACACCCAACAACCCGATATATCCCACCAG GTTGAAATTTTCATACGGAAGCTGAACTCTATTCCGGCTTTCACTGCCAACTTAACAGTCGAGTCTTTCAATAAGAGGACACTCTCGTGA
- the LOC110885612 gene encoding DExH-box ATP-dependent RNA helicase DExH9, with product MGSVKRKSVDEGPSNYTSPPHKQHKDNDNGLTETTEEGVACVHDVSYPENYVTVPRRSNTDQDSKPAKEFPFTLDPFQSEAINCLNVGESVMVSAHTSAGKTVVASYAIAMSLRNKQRVIYTSPIKALSNQKYREFKEEFSDVGLMTGDVTIEPNASCLVMTTEIWRSMQYKGSELTREVAWIIFDEVHYMRDRERGVVWEESIVMAPKNARFVFLSATVPNAKEFADWVAKVHQQPCHIVYTDYRPTPLQHYLFPTGGDGLYLVVDEKGKFREDSFQKALNALVPVNEKKDSGKFQKGLVNGRAGEDSDIFKMVKMIIQRQYDPVIIFSFSKRECEFLAMQMAKMDLNDDDEKVNTETIFWSAMDMLSDDDKKLPQVSNMLPLLKRGIGVHHSGLLPILKEVIEILFQEGLIKCLFATETFSIGLNMPAKTVVFSNVRKFDGDKFRWLSSGEYIQMSGRAGRRGIDDRGVCILMVDEKLEPSTAKMMVKGSADCLNSAFHLSYNMLLNQLRCEDGDPENLLRNSFYQFQADRAIPDLERQMKGLQEERDSIHIEEEDSLENYYSLLEQYKSLKKDVRDIIFSPRYCLPFLQPGRLVCVRCTSSDESTPTFSVEDHVTWGVIVNFQKVKSLSEDDVDKSPEDANYTVDVLTRCTVSKDELSKKTIKIIPLKEPGEPAVVSVPISQIDNLSSVRLIIAKDLLPLENRENTLKKVSEVLSRFSKQGIPLLDPEEDMKVQSGSYRKAVRRIEALENLFEKHEVAKSPLIEQKLKVLHKKKQITAQIKSIKKSMRSSSALAFKDELKARKRVLRRLGYVTRDDVVELKGKVACEISSADELVLTELMFNGVLKDIKIEEMVSLLSCFVWQEKLQDAQKPREELDMLFTQLQDTARRVAKVQLECKVEIDVEGFVSSFRPDIMEAVYSWAKGSKFYEIMEITQVFEGSLIRGIRRMEEILQQLILAAKSIGEVELEAKFEEAVSKIKRDIVFAASLYL from the exons ATGGGATCAGTCAAGAGAAAGTCTGTAGACGAAGGTCCTTCAAATTACACGTCCCCACCGCACAAACAACACAAAGACAACGACAACGGATTAACAGAAACCACCGAAGAGGGGGTTGCGTGTGTTCATGACGTATCTTACCCGGAAAACTACGTCACTGTTCCCCGGCGGTCTAATACCGACCAAGATTCAAAACCCGCGAAGGAATTTCCATTTACTCTCGACCCTTTTCAGTCTGAAGCAATTAATTGTCTGAATGTTGGAGAATCTGTCATG GTATCGGCACATACTTCAGCCGGGAAAACTGTTGTGGCATCATATGCTATTGCGATGTCACTGAGAAATAAGCAGAGAGTAATATACACATCTCCGATAAAGGCATTGAGTAATCAAAAGTATAGGGAGTTTAAAGAAGAGTTTTCCGACGTGGGTTTGATGACCGGAGATGTTACTATTGAGCCCAATGCTTCTTGTTTG GTGATGACCACAGAAATCTGGCGTAGTATGCAGTACAAAGGATCAGAGCTCACAAGGGAGGTGGCATGGATCATTTTCGACGAGGTACATTATATGCGCGATAGAGAAAGAGGGGTAGTTTGGGAAGAAAGCATTGTTATGGCCCCCAAAAATGCTCGTTTCGTCTTCTTATCTGCTACAGTACCAAACGCGAAGGAGTTTGCCGATTGGGTTGCAAAG GTTCATCAACAACCATGTCATATTGTTTATACAGATTATCGGCCAACGCCGCTTCAGCATTATCTTTTTCCGACTGGTGGTGATGGATTATACTTGGTGGTGGATGAAAAGGGAAAATTTCGTGAGGATAGTTTTCAAAAAGCGTTAAACGCTCTTGTTCCCGTTAATGAGAAAAAAGATAGTGGGAAATTTCAGAAGGGTTTGGTCAATGGTAGGGCTGGTGAAGACAGTGACATATTCAAGATGGTGAAAATGATTATTCAACGACAATATGATCCCGTCATAATCTTTAGTTTTAGCAAAAGGGAATGTGAATTCCTTGCAATGCAG ATGGCGAAAATGGATTTAAATGACGATGACGAGAAAGTGAACACTGAAACCATCTTTTGGAGTGCTATGGACATGTTATCAGATGATGATAAGAAGCTACCCCAG GTGTCGAATATGCTTCCCCTCTTGAAGCGTGGAATAGGCGTGCATCATTCCGGGTTGCTCCCCATACTGAAAGAAGTTATTGAAATACTATTCCAAGAAGGTCTAATTAAG TGCTTGTTTGCCACAGAGACATTTAGCATAGGTCTCAATATGCCTGCAAAAACTGTTGTTTTTTCAAATGTTCGAAAGTTTGACGGCGATAAATTCAGATGGCTATCGAGTGGTGAATATATTCAAATGAGTGGTCGAGCGGGTCGTAGAGGAATCGATGATCGTGGGGTCTGCATTCTTATGGTTGATGAAAAATTAGAACCTTCCACCGCCAAAATGATGGTCAAAGGGAGTGCTGACTGTTTGAACAG TGCATTCCATTTAAGCTACAACATGCTCTTGAATCAATTGAGATGCGAAGACGGTGATCCCGAAAATTTGCTTCGTAATTCATTCTATCAATTTCAAGCTGACCGAGCCATCCCTGATCTTGAG AGACAAATGAAAGGTCTTCAGGAGGAACGAGACTCGATTCACATTGAAGAAGAGGATAGTTTAGAAAATTATTACTCTTTGTTGGAGCAATATAAAAGCTTAAAGAAGGATGTGCGTGACATCATCTTTTCTCCTAGATATTGCTTGCCGTTTTTGCAACCTGGCAGGCTTGTATGTGTTCGTTGCACGAGTAGTGACGAAAGTACTCCCACTTTTTCCGTTGAGGATCATGTCACATGGGGTGTTATAGTCAACTTTCAGAAAGTCAAGTCTCTTTCAGAAG ATGACGTGGACAAAAGCCCGGAAGATGCAAACTATACAGTGGATGTTCTTACAAGATGTACCGTATCTAAAGATGAACTTTCTAAGAAGACAATTAAGATTATTCCACTAAAGGAGCCCGGGGAACCGGCTGTTGTTTCTGTTCCTATTTCTCAGATAGATAACTTGAGTAGTGTGAGGCTCATAATAGCAAAGGATCTTTTACCACTGGAAAATCGGGAAAATACGTTAAAAAAGGTGTCGGAAGTTCTCTCGAGATTTTCCAAACAAGGAATACCCCTCTTGGACCCTGAAGAAGACATGAAG gTCCAAAGTGGGTCGTATAGGAAGGCGGTCCGCAGGATTGAGGCTTTAGAGAACCTGTTTGAGAAACATGAAGTTGCAAAATCTCCACTCATTGAGCAAAAGTTGAAAGTCTTGCACAAGAAGAAACAAATTACTGCTCAAATTAAATCGATTAAGAAGTCAATGCGGTCTTCCTCAGCACTTGCCTTTAAAGATGAGCTCAAAGCAAGGAAAAGGGTTCTTCGAAGACTCGG ATATGTGACTAGAGACGATGTTGTGGAGTTGAAGGGGAAAGTTGCTTGTGAAATTAGTAGCGCAGATGAATTGGTATTAACCGAGCTTATGTTTAATGGTGTTTTAAAAGACATAAAAATAGAAGAAATGGTATCTCTTTTGTCTTGTTTCGTCTGGCAAGAAAAGCTTCAGGATGCTCAAAAGCCCAGGGAAGAACTCGACATGCTCTTTACACAATTGCAAGATACCGCACGAAGAGTAGCTAAAGTTCAACTAGAGTGCAAG GTTGAAATTGATGTAGAGGGTTTTGTGAGTTCGTTTCGGCCTGATATTATGGAGGCTGTTTATTCATGGGCAAAAGGGTCGAAATTTTATGAGATAATGGAAATAACACAGGTATTTGAAGGCAGTTTGATCAGAGGTATCAGGAGAATGGAAGAAATTCTACAGCAGTTAATATTAGCAGCAAAATCGATTGGGGAAGTTGAACTTGAAGCCAAATTTGAAGAGGCGGTTTCGAAGATCAAGAGAGATATTGTGTTTGCAGCCTCATTATACTTGTAG